The Candidatus Desulfovibrio trichonymphae region TGGACGCCGCCACTTCCGGACCGACATCAGGCAGGGATTGCAAGGTTTCCGCATCAGCCCGGCCCAACTCGTCCAGCGTGCGATAGCGCCCGGCCAGCAAACGCGCTGTCTGCCCGCCCACATGGCGGATGCCGAGAGCGCTGATCAAACGCGGCAATGTCGCCGAAAGCCGCGCCTCGTCAAAAGCGGACACAATTTTTTTTGCCAAAATTTCGCCCATGCGTTCAAAATGAAGCAAAGCTTCAACCGTCAGCACAAACAGATCCGCCGGGGACTGCACAATGCCCGCCCCTACAAACTGTCCAATCCGTTTTTGCCCTATGCCCTGAATATCCAGACCGGCTTTGGACACAAAATGGACGACACGCAGCAAACGAACCGCCGGGCAGGAAAGATTGCCGCAACGCCAGGCCGCTTCGCCGGTCTCTCTGTGCGCCGTTTCCCCGCAAGCCGGACAGACATGGGGAAACACATACGCCCTGGACCCCGCCCGCCTTTTGCCCGGCACCGGCCCCACCACTTCGGGGATGACGTCGCCGGCCCGCTGCACAATGACCGTATCTCCCTCACGCACATCGCGCCGGCAAATTTCATCTTCATTGTGCAGTGTGGCGCGGGAAACCATGACACCGCCCACAGACACAGGCTCAAGCACGGCCACAGGTGTGAGCACGCCGGTGCGCCCTGTCTGTACGTCAATACGCCTGAGCAGAGTTTCCACCTGACTGGCCGGGAATTTATATGCCACGGCAAAACGCGGCGCGCGGGCCGTGAAGCCCAAAGCCTCCTGGGCCTCCAGACTGTCCTGCTTGATCACAATGCCGTCAATCTCCATGGTAAATTGCGGCCTGCGTTCACGCACAAAGTCCGCATATGTTTCCACCTCACCCACGCCGGCACAGAGTTTGCCTTCCGGCGGCGTCAAAAAACCCCAGGTCGCAAGGCGTTCCATAACGTCGTGCTGCCGCCCGCTGGCCGGCGCGGGTGACCAGATGACGCTGCCGAGACTGTAAGCGAGAAAACGCAAAGGGCGGGATTCCGCGACGGCGATATTCAACTGACGCACCGCACCCGCGGCTGCGTTTCGCGGGTTGGCGAATTGCTTCCGGCCGAGGGCCTCCTGCCGTTCGTTCAGGGCTGCGAAATCCTTTTTAAAAATGATCACTTCGCCGCGCACTTCCAGAAGTTCCGGAAAAGGCCCCGCGCCGGCAAGCCGCAAGGGGACGGTTTGGATAGTCCGCACGGCGTCGGTGACCATTTCGCCGCTTGCGCCGTCCCCCCTGGTCAGCGCTTCCGTCAGCACGCCGTTTTCATAAATGATTTCCAGAGCCAGTCCGTCCAGCTTGGGATCGCACCAGAAAAGCAGAGGGGCTTCGGGCAGGACTCGCCGCATGCGGGCCAGAAAATTCCGCAGTTCCGCGCCGGAAAAAACATTTTCCAGACCGTACATACGACGGCTGTGGTTTTTTTTCGTCAAGCCGTCCAGAAGTCCGCCGCCCACGCGCAAGGTGGGCGAGTACCCGCTGCGCAGGCGGGGATACAGGCGCTCAAGCGTCTGCAGCTCATGAAACAGGGCGTCGTATAGGTCATCGCTGATTTCCGGCGCGTCCAGCGTGTGGTACAGATAATTGTGGCGTTCCAGATCCGCGGTCAGCCGTTCCACGCGTGAGCGCGCCCCGGCGGCAGGCTGTTCAGAAAGGGAATCGTGTTGTTCCGGCGCGCCCGGCTGATTTTTTGGATGCGACATGCAGCGATAATTACCGCACTCAGGGCCATTAAGCCAGTCCAAAAATCGCGGATTTTGACGGCGGCCTCTGTCTTCCGGTTTGCCCCTGGAAAACACTCCGGATATGATCAAAAAATCGGTCCAAAAGAAAGATGGATATGAAATCCTGTTACTGAACGCAACGTTGTGTTAGATATTGCTTAAAGCCGTTTTCTTTACAAGCTGTTGGTGTGCATGTATAATTTTTCAACATGCAGACACTCGCAAATCCGCAGGAATTAGCCGGGCAGTGCCGCAACTGGCATACGCAGGGGCAGAGTATCGCCCTTGTCCCCACAATGGGCTGTTACCACGCAGGTCATGAGGCATTGATGCGCTACGGCCGCACCGTTGCAACGCGCCTTGTGGTCAGCCTCTTTGTCAACCCTGCCCAGTTCGGCCCCGGTGAAGACCTTGACGCCTATCCGCGGGACGAGGCGCGGGACGAGGCGGTTGCCGAAGCGTGCGGCGCTGACGTGCTTTTTATGCCGCAGCCCGGCGACATCTACATGCCTGATCATGCTGCATGGGTGGATGTTCCGGATATGGCTGCCGGGCTTTGCGGCAAAAGCCGGCCGACGCATTTTCGCGGCGTCTGCACCGTGGTGCTCAAGCTCTTGTTGCTTACTCTGGCTGATGTGGCTGTATTCGGCGAGAAGGATTGGCAGCAACAGGCAATTATCCGTCGCATGGCGCGCGATCTCGGCGTGCAAACGCGCATTGAAAGCCGTCCCGTTGTGCGTGATCCTGACGGACTTGCCCTGTCGTCGCGCAATGTTTACCTTACTGTGGAAGAACGCGCTCAGGCGCCGGAAATACGGCGCGCTCTGCGCTGTGCGCAGGAGATGGCAAGCCGGGGGGAAAAAAATGCGGCCATACTGCAGCAGGCCGTGTTGCGACGCTGGGCGGAACATTTGTCTTTGGGAAGGCTTGACTACCTTGCGGTGGTTCGCCCTGACACGCTTGTGCCGCTTTCCGCTATAGATGGGCCGGCTCTTATGGCATGCGCCGTGCAGTTGGGCAGATCCCGGCTTATAGACAATATCCTGCTGCACACCTGATCTGTTGTATATTTTGTAAACCCGGCTCCCGTGGAGGAGGCTCCATGCAAACCAAGGGCAAATACTATTTTACGTCTGAATCCGTCACTGAAGGGCATCCCGATAAAGTGGCGGATCAGATTTCCGATGCAGTGCTGGACACCCTGCTGGCCCAGGATCCTGAAGCCCATGTTGCCTGCGAAACTCTGGTGACCACCGGCATGGCGGTTATTGCCGGGGAAATCAGCACGCGCGGCTATGCTGATTTCCCCACCGTGGCGCGTGAAACCATTAAACAGATCGGCTACAGCAGCTCTGAAATGGGCTTTGACTGGCAGACATGCGCCGTTATTTCCTCCATTGACCGCCAGTCTCCGGATATCGCCCAGGGCGTTGTGCGTGAAAAACAAGAGGATCAGGGGGCCGGAGATCAGGGCATGATGTTCGGTTATGCCTGCAATGAAACATCCACGCTGATGCCCGCGCCCATTTATTGGGCTCACCAGCTTTCTCAGCGTCTTGCCGCTGTGCGCAAGGAAGAGATTGTTGATTTTTTCAGACCGGACGGCAAGACGCAGGTTTCCTTTGAATATCACGACGGCAAACCCGTGCGAATCAACAATGTGGTTGTTTCTACGCAACATACGGAGAGTGTGAGCCATGATGACGTGGCGGAAGCGGTGAGGCGGGAGGTCATCTTGCCTGTTTTGTCGTCTTCCGGGTATTTTGATGAAAAAGATTGCGAAATTTTTATCAATACCACCGGCCGTTTTGTGGTGGGCGGTCCTATGGGCGACTGCGGACTTACCGGCCGAAAAATTATTCAGGATACATACGGCGGCAGCGGCCATCACGGCGGCGGCGCTTTTTCCGGCAAGGACCCCTCCAAAGTGGATCGTTCAGGCGCCTATATGGGTCGCTATATTGCCAAAAATATCGTGGCTGCCGGGCTTGCGCCTGCATGTGAAGTGCAGATTGCCTACTGCATCGGTGTGGCGCAGCCGGTGAGCGTGCTGGTTTCTTCACAGGGAACCGGCGAGATACCGGATGAAATCCTCACGAAAGCTGTTCGGGAAATCTTTGATTTGCGGCCGTATTTTATCAGCAAACGTCTTGATCTCAAGCGCCCCGTCTATAAAAAGACATCCTGCTATGGTCATTTTGGTCGCGAGTTGCCTGAATTTACATGGGAAATCACAGACGCCGCCGCAGATCTGCGCGTCGCGGCGAAAGTGTAAAATCATTCCGACACATTGTTGTCTATCGTTGCGGATTGGGGTTATTTATGGCCGGCAGCAGCTTTGGACGCCTGTTGCGTCTGACGACATTCGGCGAATCGCATGGGTCTGGTCTGGGCGGTGTGGTTGACGGCTGCCCGGCCGGGCTTGCGCTTTCCGAAGCGGACATGCAGGCGGAACTTGAGCTGCGCAAGCCGGGTCACGGCCCCACCGCCACCAGACGTAAGGAATCAGACCGCGTGCGCCTGCTCTCCGGCGTGTTTGCGGGCGTGACAACCGGCACGCCCATTGCGTTTTATATTGTCAATGAAGACCGGCGTTCGCATGACTACGGCGATTTGGCCGGGGTTTTTCGGCCGGGGCACGCTGACTGGAGTTATTTTCAAAAATACAACGGCATTCGTGATTATCGCGGAGGCGGGCGCGCTTCCGGGCGGGAGACGGCAGCCCGTGTTGCCGGTGGTGTGATTGCCAAAAAAATTCTGTGTCGGCGCGGCGTCACAATCAGTGCCGCATGCGTTGAGCTTGGCGGCATTGCCGTGCCTCCTGAGGATGTGGATATTGCACGGGCGGGCGCCCGTCCTTATTTTGCGGCTTCGGATGCCGCTCCCGCCCTTTGGGACACGCGTGTCGCCGAGGCACGCAAAAACGGCGATACGCTGGGCGGCATTGTTTTGATTACAGTGCAGAACGTACCCGCCGGTCTCGGCGAGCCTGTTTTTGACAAACTGGAGGCAGTGCTGGCCCATGCTGTTATGAGTGTCGGCGCTGTGAAGGGTGTGGAATTCGGCGCCGGTTTCGCGGCTGCCCGCTCAACCGGTTCACGCAATAACGATCCGCTTCTGCCTGGAGGCATGTTCGCTTCCAACCACGCGGGCGGCATTCTGGGCGGGATTTCCAGCGGGCAGGATATTGTTTTGCGGGCAGCTGTAAAACCCATTGCTTCCATTGCGCAAAAACAGCGCACTGTGGACAGGGAGGGACGCGCGGCCGAGATTCTTGTCGGCGGTCGTCATGATCTCGCCGCCATACCACGCGTCATTCCCGTCCTTTGCGCCATGACCGCTCTCGCGCTTGCCGATGCTCTGCTTTTGCAGACGCGCATGGAGCCGGGCCGGTGAATCCGAAGGCAGCGCAAGGCCACAGTGCGCTTCTGCCGGGGGAGCCGACCGACACATGTCTGCCGGCTGACGCGGACACTGTGGAATTGACCGGCACGGTAGACCTGGTGATTTTTCACAATGAGGAAAACGGCTATACTGTGTTGCGTCTTTTGTCGGGCAAAAGTCCGCAGGGCGGCAGGGCGGCGCGCCGTTTGCCGTGTTCGCCTGATGCCGTGACCTGTGTGGGGCATCTGCTGAAACCCCGGGGTGGAGTGCAGATCAAGCTGACAGGCCGTTGGGTGAACAACCCCCGCTTCGGCAGACAGTTTGTTTTTGACGCGGCTGAAGAAATGTTGCCCGCTACCAGCGAAAGCATTCGCCTTTATTTGAGTTCCGGCCTGATCAAGGGTGTGGGTGAAGGCATGGCCGGGCGCATTGTCAAGCTTTTCGGCGATGATACTATTCGCGTGCTTGATGAAGAGCCTGAACGTCTGCTCAAGGTGCACGGCATCGGCCGCAAGAGCCTTGATCGTATTTGCGGGAGCTGGGCAGAGCACAGGGCTGTGCGGGATCTTATGCTTTTTCTGCAGCCGCACGGCATTACGCCGGCCTATGCCATGCGCATATATCGGGCCTATGGCGTGCAGGCGCTCGAAGTGGTGCGGGAAAATCCTTACCGTCTGGCAATGGATATTCACGGCATCGGTTTTGTCACGGCCGATGCGGCTGCTCACAAGCTGGGCTTTGAGAGCGGGCACCCTCTGCGTGTTCAGGCCGGTACGCTCTATGTGCTGCAAAAATCCATAGATGACGGGAATGTTTACTTGCCGGAAGAAAAACTTCTGGCAGACACCGGGGCTCAACTGAACCTTGAACCAGAATTTGTGGCTGAAGCCATTGCTTCTCTGGAAGGAGAAGAACGCATTGTTCGCGAGGAAATGGATGGGGAAACAGCTGCTTATCTGAGTCGCTACTATCATTGCGAGTCTAAAACAGCGTCTTATCTGCAGCGCTTGATTCATTCGCCGAGATCCGTGAGCTTTGCCGACGCGGACGGGACAGTGGACAAGGTGGCCGGTGCAATGTCCATGACGCTTGCCCCCGAACAGTGCAACGCGCTGTGCACGGTAACGCGCAGCAAGATCATGGTTCTGACCGGCGGGCCGGGCACAGGCAAGACGACGATAATCAACGCCGTCATACGCCTGTTCAGTGAGCATCGCGCGCGTATTTTGCTGGCCGCGCCGACGGGCCGCGCGGCAAAACGCATGGCCGAGGCCTGCGCGCGCGAGGCGTGCACCATCCACCGTCTGCTGGAATACAGCCCCAAAGAGGACGGCTTTGCCCGCAATGAGGACCGTCCGTTGGCGTGCGGCCTTCTGGTTGTGGATGAATCATCCATGATGGACTGTCTGCTTTTTTACCATCTGCTCAAGGCTGTGCCTCTGGGGGCGACACTTGTGCTTGTGGGCGATGTGCATCAGTTGCCCTCTGTCGGGCCGGGCAATGTGCTTGCGGACATCATCGCCTCAGGCATTGTGCCGGTTGTGGAACTGACGGAAATTTTTCGCCAGTCTGCCGAGAGCGAAATCATCTGCAATGCCCATCAGATCAATCACGGAACAGTGCCATCGCTGGAATCGAACAAAAACCGGCTTTCGGACTTTTATTTCATTCACCAGAATGATCCGGAAAAAGCTGCCGACATCATGGTGGATCTGGTGCGCAACCATATCCCTCGTCGTTTTGGGCTGAACCCGATGGATGATATTCAGGTGCTGACCCCCATGCACAAGGGGGCAGTGGGCGCCGGCCGCATGAACGTCCTTTTGCAGGATGCCCTGAACCCCAACGGTTTGGAAGTGCGGCGCGGTGAGAGGGCGTTTCGTCTGCACGACAAGGTGATGCAGCTGCGCAATAATTATGACAAAGACGTCTTCAACGGCGATCTTGGCCGCATTGTTTTTATGGATGCGGCCGAGCGCGCGTTGAGCGTCAATTTTGATGACCGCGTCGTCCCGTATGATTTTAATGAGCTGGATGAACTTGTGCCGGCCTATGCCATCTCTATTCACAAATCCCAAGGGTCGGAATACGGGGCTGTGGTTATTCCTGTTATGATGCAGCATTACGTACTGTTGCAGCGCAATCTCATCTATACCGGCGTCACCCGGGGCAAA contains the following coding sequences:
- the panC gene encoding pantoate--beta-alanine ligase; the protein is MQTLANPQELAGQCRNWHTQGQSIALVPTMGCYHAGHEALMRYGRTVATRLVVSLFVNPAQFGPGEDLDAYPRDEARDEAVAEACGADVLFMPQPGDIYMPDHAAWVDVPDMAAGLCGKSRPTHFRGVCTVVLKLLLLTLADVAVFGEKDWQQQAIIRRMARDLGVQTRIESRPVVRDPDGLALSSRNVYLTVEERAQAPEIRRALRCAQEMASRGEKNAAILQQAVLRRWAEHLSLGRLDYLAVVRPDTLVPLSAIDGPALMACAVQLGRSRLIDNILLHT
- the recD2 gene encoding SF1B family DNA helicase RecD2, coding for MPGEPTDTCLPADADTVELTGTVDLVIFHNEENGYTVLRLLSGKSPQGGRAARRLPCSPDAVTCVGHLLKPRGGVQIKLTGRWVNNPRFGRQFVFDAAEEMLPATSESIRLYLSSGLIKGVGEGMAGRIVKLFGDDTIRVLDEEPERLLKVHGIGRKSLDRICGSWAEHRAVRDLMLFLQPHGITPAYAMRIYRAYGVQALEVVRENPYRLAMDIHGIGFVTADAAAHKLGFESGHPLRVQAGTLYVLQKSIDDGNVYLPEEKLLADTGAQLNLEPEFVAEAIASLEGEERIVREEMDGETAAYLSRYYHCESKTASYLQRLIHSPRSVSFADADGTVDKVAGAMSMTLAPEQCNALCTVTRSKIMVLTGGPGTGKTTIINAVIRLFSEHRARILLAAPTGRAAKRMAEACAREACTIHRLLEYSPKEDGFARNEDRPLACGLLVVDESSMMDCLLFYHLLKAVPLGATLVLVGDVHQLPSVGPGNVLADIIASGIVPVVELTEIFRQSAESEIICNAHQINHGTVPSLESNKNRLSDFYFIHQNDPEKAADIMVDLVRNHIPRRFGLNPMDDIQVLTPMHKGAVGAGRMNVLLQDALNPNGLEVRRGERAFRLHDKVMQLRNNYDKDVFNGDLGRIVFMDAAERALSVNFDDRVVPYDFNELDELVPAYAISIHKSQGSEYGAVVIPVMMQHYVLLQRNLIYTGVTRGKKLVVLVGEARALHMAVKNDKTRRRYTRLAKRLNSED
- the aroC gene encoding chorismate synthase; translation: MAGSSFGRLLRLTTFGESHGSGLGGVVDGCPAGLALSEADMQAELELRKPGHGPTATRRKESDRVRLLSGVFAGVTTGTPIAFYIVNEDRRSHDYGDLAGVFRPGHADWSYFQKYNGIRDYRGGGRASGRETAARVAGGVIAKKILCRRGVTISAACVELGGIAVPPEDVDIARAGARPYFAASDAAPALWDTRVAEARKNGDTLGGIVLITVQNVPAGLGEPVFDKLEAVLAHAVMSVGAVKGVEFGAGFAAARSTGSRNNDPLLPGGMFASNHAGGILGGISSGQDIVLRAAVKPIASIAQKQRTVDREGRAAEILVGGRHDLAAIPRVIPVLCAMTALALADALLLQTRMEPGR
- the metK gene encoding methionine adenosyltransferase, with protein sequence MQTKGKYYFTSESVTEGHPDKVADQISDAVLDTLLAQDPEAHVACETLVTTGMAVIAGEISTRGYADFPTVARETIKQIGYSSSEMGFDWQTCAVISSIDRQSPDIAQGVVREKQEDQGAGDQGMMFGYACNETSTLMPAPIYWAHQLSQRLAAVRKEEIVDFFRPDGKTQVSFEYHDGKPVRINNVVVSTQHTESVSHDDVAEAVRREVILPVLSSSGYFDEKDCEIFINTTGRFVVGGPMGDCGLTGRKIIQDTYGGSGHHGGGAFSGKDPSKVDRSGAYMGRYIAKNIVAAGLAPACEVQIAYCIGVAQPVSVLVSSQGTGEIPDEILTKAVREIFDLRPYFISKRLDLKRPVYKKTSCYGHFGRELPEFTWEITDAAADLRVAAKV
- the ligA gene encoding NAD-dependent DNA ligase LigA, with the protein product MSHPKNQPGAPEQHDSLSEQPAAGARSRVERLTADLERHNYLYHTLDAPEISDDLYDALFHELQTLERLYPRLRSGYSPTLRVGGGLLDGLTKKNHSRRMYGLENVFSGAELRNFLARMRRVLPEAPLLFWCDPKLDGLALEIIYENGVLTEALTRGDGASGEMVTDAVRTIQTVPLRLAGAGPFPELLEVRGEVIIFKKDFAALNERQEALGRKQFANPRNAAAGAVRQLNIAVAESRPLRFLAYSLGSVIWSPAPASGRQHDVMERLATWGFLTPPEGKLCAGVGEVETYADFVRERRPQFTMEIDGIVIKQDSLEAQEALGFTARAPRFAVAYKFPASQVETLLRRIDVQTGRTGVLTPVAVLEPVSVGGVMVSRATLHNEDEICRRDVREGDTVIVQRAGDVIPEVVGPVPGKRRAGSRAYVFPHVCPACGETAHRETGEAAWRCGNLSCPAVRLLRVVHFVSKAGLDIQGIGQKRIGQFVGAGIVQSPADLFVLTVEALLHFERMGEILAKKIVSAFDEARLSATLPRLISALGIRHVGGQTARLLAGRYRTLDELGRADAETLQSLPDVGPEVAASIRNFFDSPTNRALLVRFRELGLWPQGATSASGENALRGKSVLFTGSLSLPRARALELAEAAGAVPASSMSKKLDYLVVGEKPGGKLAKADSLGVAVLDETAFMALLASAGL